Part of the Sebastes umbrosus isolate fSebUmb1 chromosome 3, fSebUmb1.pri, whole genome shotgun sequence genome is shown below.
AATTACACTTATagtgcaaatatatataaagaggaTGGATCAGAGTAAAGCAACATTTTAAGTATTGTCATTTCAGCCTGCCTCCCTCTTTCCCTATGTCAAAGCCATGAGAATTTGTATGTACATACAATTGTACAATTGTATGTACATACAATTACAAAGAATCCTTAAACATGATTGACCAATACTGGTAATAAATTGAATGGATTGAATGAACCACATCCTCCTTCTTTCTCCTGCAGCTGAAGCAGACTCCAGCAGCTGACAACCCCATCTTCTTTCCTACGGATTCTGAGTATGACTGGTTGACGGCCAAGATTTTCGTGAGAAGTGCAGATTTCAACGAGCATCAACTCAACGTTCACCTGCTGCGCACTCATCTGCTGGCTGAAGTTTTTGCCGTGTCACTGCTGCGCAACATGCCCATGGTGCATCCCCTGTACAAGGTAACTGAAAGAGAGAATACTGAACTTACTGAAGTTGTAGATTTTAAAACTTGCTGATTTTCTATCTTCCATATTGATGAATCATAATGTTttagtgtgtatatattttcaaGTTTTTCACTTCTAACAAAGatccctctttctctcagctCCTCGTAGCTCACACTCGCTACACGATGCAGATCAACTTCTTGGCTCGACTTGTTCTAATATCTGAAAGTGGAGTTTTCTCAAAGGTATGAAAAGACCAACACACTCTTTACctaaacaatgtttgttttttcaatatcatgtacagtatttgcttCTAACTATATTCTTAACATATTTGACTGTTCTCTAGTTTGCAGCTTCTGGTGGAGAGGATATGTTGCCATTTCTGAAGAAATCACTGTCCTCACTGACCTACAGCTCCCTCTGCATACGAGACGACATTGCTGAGCGAAGGCTGGAGGCTGTGCCGAACTTCTACTACAGGGATGATGGAATCAAGCTTTGGGATATCATCCACAGGTAGTACAGATGTCCTGATATTGGAAAATCAGAGCCCAAATCCTGCCCTCTCTACCAGCTATAGCTTTTTCTTCTCTCACTCAGTTGGTTTTCTCATACAATCAGTCAAGCTGCAACATGTGTTTTGGGTTTACCCCTTCTTCTGCTTTTTAATACGGTTTAATTGCATCATTTCTTTCAGTTAGTGCATCTTAATGCAATTTCTTCTGAACAGTTTATGTTAAAACATGCTCTTTTGTAACAGTCAATGTCACCAGAGGCACTGCTGGAAGTTTGGGTGCCTCTAATAACCCCTCTTTGGATCCCTGAGAAACTTTGGCGTTTATTAACCTCTTACCACTCTTTAGGGgtgggggacaggggatgttcactggtagataaaaagtcaacagtagatgtcacatagaagtggtgtgcatcatctgaaagctggaacctgaagattaatttgaggtgcagctcagcactgtgtgtcaagttattctagttattaataagaaatagatatgaaatagtaaattaattaattcattgaaataaaatgtgaaagtgtatcagggcttagaacatgatgatctAAATTTGTGACGGCCATTTCCATGCTTGATTATGTCtcttttgggttgataccatttgttacaaagatttTGTGCTGAATTTAACCAATTTTAccattcgagaattgataaaaattatcaataattccttattattattatttgatgttcttcccgacaagctagcatgacaggTGACAGCTAGGTACTAGCTACTCAAACTACTGAATGTCAGACTGAGCCTTTAAAAAGGCACAACACCTACTTTGACATCACTGATCGGGTGTTACCTCAGCTTTAACCTGCTCAGAGTCTCAAACCATCAAGAGCAGTGCTGCAGCCTTTTtcagttgtgttttatttattgttgattTGCCCTTTAACAGTCAAGTGGCCCAGGTGTTAGATTAACAATGCTTTAAAGAGATGACAGTACAATGGGTGATCTAAACCGTAGCTACTGCCTCTTGATTGAGTAGACTGGCAGTTGGCTATGAAAGTTTCTAAATGTTCCTGCCTGAACTACTTTAATAGAGAACCTCAGTAAGATGAGAGGAGCGCCATACCTACCCTTAATCCTCATCCATACCAACTGGGGTCCCCGCAGACCCCAGAGGTATACTTTTCATCATATCTCACAGAAATGCAAGTATttactttcttgccaagagttggatgagaagatccATACCACTCATGTTTGTTAAAGTCATAttgatcttctcgtctaactctcaacaagaaaacaaactaGGTTTGTTAgcttccaaaaatgtcaaactattcctttataGTCGTATGATCCACTTTGTTGAATAAGCTACTGCACCAAATTGCATCATCCCAAATATATGGCCTCTTAATTGTCTTATTAAAGCTTATCCACATTACTCAAAGGTTTGTGCAGGGAGTGCTCAGCGTCTACTACAAGAATGACGCTGAGGTCCAGAAAGACTCAGAACTGCAGAAGTGGATTTCGGACATCTTTGAGCATGGATTCCTTTCCCAAGCAGGCACAGGTGAGCTTAAAAGAAAAGCTCAATCTAATGATGATAAATGTGCACATTTATGTATCATTATATTATCATAATGCAAACATAAGTGAATCTATATTAGTCATCTATATGTCTTTAAGTAATGTAGTTTGTTCTCTCTAATTCTCAGGAATTCCTCAGAGCTTTACCACCGTGCCTGAGTTGGTCAAGTTTGTCACCATGGTGATCTTCACTGGCTCAGCACAGCACTCGGCTGTGAACGCTGGACAGGTGAAGCCTTTAAATTTACTGGCATGATCAATTAAAATGTTGGTATTTTTTGTGGAACAGATTCATGGGGTTCTGCATCtttttaactggagagagatggatgaaTTCTGGCTAAATAAATGACATATGACTGAGGATTgttaagagtctacagccatactAGCAGGTCTGTGAGGCTGCATGCTATGAGCTAAATGCAACAAATGCTAACATACTCACAATGAAATGCTGCcttttagcaggtataatgtttactaagATCACAATCTAACTTCACCATGTTAACATCCAAACCTTAGCAAACATTTGCTAATTtctcacaaaacacaaagtacagctgaggctgattgGAATGTCATTAAGTTTGAAGATCTTTGATCGTAAAACAAAGTATTAGACTAATAAAAATTTGATCCAATGATAGCgctggatgaaaagtcagaggatcaccaaagttgtcACCCTGAGGTTAACATGAATATCTGAACCAAATTTAATGGCAATCAAGCAGAAAGTTGTCGAGACATTtctctgaaaacaaaaaatgttaacCTCGTGGCggcgctagaggaaaaatcAGGGGATCTCcaaattcatcctctggggacaatgaatgtctgtacattTTGTTGTTCCCatccaaatttcatggtaatacatccaatagttgttgaaatatttcattgtGGATCAAAGTAGTGGACTGACTGACATGGCGTGGCTTCAAAGAGTATTAATCAGTCATCTGTCAATCATTCATTCGTCACAGTATGACTATGGTGGCTGGATGCCCAACACTCCCATCTCCCTGCAACTTCCTCCACCAACAACAAAGGGAACAACAAGTGAGGCCACGATGCTGAAGACGTTTCCTGACATCAACACAACAGTCCAGGGAATGTCCACATTGTGGCTACTCAGCAAGCAGTCATCTGACTTCGTAAGTGCCCAAGACTTCATGACAAATCACATAAATCAAATTCATGTTCAATGTGTAAAGCAGTTTGTATGTCATTAGTGCCTCTTTGAGCCACAGAATAAAATCGCTCACTGCAACTGTACATTACAGTATTGCCAATAGTCTATGTTTTctatgtcattttttaaaatgtatcatTGATGTCATCAGGTCGCTCTCGGCCAGTACCCAGAAGACCATTTCAGTGAGGAGATTCCTCGCAAGCTGATAAAGGATTTTCAAGGAGAGCTTGAAGTGTTAAGTGTGGCCATCAAAGTCAGAAACAAGAGTCTTGAGGTCCCATACACGTATATGGATCCAATGGAGGTAGAAAATAGTGTGGCCATTTGAATATCAGGAGGTGTGACCTCCTCAGCTGTTGACCAAATTCAGCTTCATATTAACAAaaatgagaaagagaagaaCTGCATGTCCTATTTACTGATAAATATCATAATCCAAAATTAGAGTAAATTCCAATCAAGCTTTTTTCAGTGAACATtttgtgctatagaaataaaaacaaacatggtgcatataaatataaaatcaatgTGGCGAATTTGCCATTTAATATTCACGGAAAAGACCTAATTGAACACAGtgccaaataaataattactcAGCATATTGTTATAATGATTAAAAACTCTTAAACTTCGTAATGTTTTTTCTCTATATTCTACAAAATCTTCATATTATGGAAAATGTATCTTGTTTTGTTGTAGTGGGAAGTGTTAATTGATACTTTCTCTGATGgtgtttgatttttaattttgttggtggtggtggtggaggaggattAATTATTGGCTGTAATCTTATAACAACAGAATATTTAACAAAGGTagaaacaacagaacacacaGACTCTGATAAGATAAGTTACATAGCttccagacagacagattggtcattgtgtttgtttagcAGCTTAATAAAGATCTGATGCGTGATAACAAAATTCTGTCGAAGTGCCACATTTACAAGCACTGTGATGATTACATTATTGATCTATAACATTTAACTTCCTAGTTGTTATCAAGAGAAGTAACGTGTTATGCGTTTATATTGTTACACAATAATGAATAGGTCCCATTGTTTTTCTGCAACAGTTGTTTGGTGAGCTTATATGTTTTCATCTCTGCCTGAGCTTACTGGTTCATACTGGTCAACCTGCACTTGGTGATTTTTGCTTTCATTGTTCACATTTCATTGTAAAGACTTTATTGACTTGACGCAGTATTTACATCATACAATGTCATGTTTCTTTATTGTTGGAGATACATTACAGCATTGTAAGTTAGCtgtactttacactatacaggGTCTCTTTTAGGCGCATCCATTGTCCATTAATGTTTGAGTCATTTCTTCAGCTTGACCTCTAATTTACGGAGTGacctttaaagttaaaataaattatttacacATTAACATCCTGACATACCTCAACACCAGTAAACAGTCAACATGTAAACAGTAAAGATGGCCAAAACATGAAAAGCGCCTGAGTATATCTTTATAAATTGTATcataaatggtgtattttagtgtattttcatcaaatGTACAGTCCCAGTTGTTGTAAAGAGTAGAAGAAGACATTCAGTTGCATCAGCATGGGATCTTTGTTATAATGGTGATATTGCTtttgaaattaagattttacattagGCATGGATAAAAATCTGTATCAGTATCAAAACAGTATCATTGGGTTGAGATCAGGTCATTAGCCTCAATGAGATTATACGCTTtaatatatactggaaaaacaaagttcggaaacttgtgtttggttgattatttctctgttgttacaatgctaatggtcattatattttacatcgttggaaagcctgtttatttacctttgcaatgatgtccaacttgtaaggatcatgcatttgtgggatgagcagcacagctgattatgtggggagcgcccaagaaaaatttgccaaaatgctctgccaatggtaaacagtgtattctcataaggctaccaggtagcctgcccttcaccgtcaggcccatttgcgctggtgtcgacaacacagacaatggaacctgaacatgtgggggaatgtcatgttcagtgatgagtccaggttctgtctgtgaaagttggatggcagggtcaaagtatggagacgacgtggagaacgctatgctgattgttgaaccgatggactaacagcttttggtgggggcagtgtcatggtgtggggcagcatcttcctcactggcaaaacaaggcttgtcatcattgaaggccatctcaatgcagtgagatatcgggatgagattctgcagccagtggcgatcccatatctccacaatctggcacctaacttcatcctccaagaaacgacgctcacccccacagagccagggtcatcacagactacctccacaatgtgggagtagagagaatggaacggcctgccaagagtccagacctcaacccaattcaacacttgtaggatcagcttgggcgtgctgtacgtgttagagtgaccaacacaaccacgctggctgacctgaaACCAATCCTgtttgaggaa
Proteins encoded:
- the LOC119485291 gene encoding polyunsaturated fatty acid lipoxygenase ALOX15B-like, with protein sequence MVNYEVTVSTANLAAASTFHNVYIKLVGTDGESDRKWLISLKGALSFSKGAVSTFTVSHPVSIGKLVLIELNKQHLPLMPEDSWFPTKVVVKSPEGDIYNFPIYRWITDCEVHRFREGTALTVFEDNHHLGRYSREQELNQREQDYRWDVYAEGIPHCIKTEGPLSLPAEVRFSFTKTTEFLYTASTGLTELQLKGLANSKENWPDIDSISRVFCCKRTDISDYVQGHWKEDAFFGYQYLNGVNPILIRRCSTLPSNFPVTNDMVFIRGQRSLEDEMKNGNIFLLDYKSLDGIKANIINGKKQYLMAPLVLLHKTPDDKLMPIAIQLKQTPAADNPIFFPTDSEYDWLTAKIFVRSADFNEHQLNVHLLRTHLLAEVFAVSLLRNMPMVHPLYKLLVAHTRYTMQINFLARLVLISESGVFSKFAASGGEDMLPFLKKSLSSLTYSSLCIRDDIAERRLEAVPNFYYRDDGIKLWDIIHRFVQGVLSVYYKNDAEVQKDSELQKWISDIFEHGFLSQAGTGIPQSFTTVPELVKFVTMVIFTGSAQHSAVNAGQYDYGGWMPNTPISLQLPPPTTKGTTSEATMLKTFPDINTTVQGMSTLWLLSKQSSDFVALGQYPEDHFSEEIPRKLIKDFQGELEVLSVAIKVRNKSLEVPYTYMDPMEVENSVAI